ATATCCATGAGCGCTGTTATCAGTCAGCTGGAATCAAGTTTTAACCAGGAGTCTCAATTCATTCTTCTTAAATCGGTTGTTGATAAAAAAGTATTTGAGAGTGAACAGTCAAATTACAGGCCCTGGCATGTAAACAGTAATTTTGTCCTGGATTCTGATTTTACAGATAAATGTATTCTTGCAGATTTCCTTAATAACAGTGACAAAGAACTTCTCAATACCGCCCTGGCTGCAAGTAGGCTGAATAATGAACCTTTTACAATCAAAGTTAATCACAATGAAGGAAATGATATTCTGACATTTCTGCCTATCAGTAATTTTGAAAATGAAACTGTTGCCTATATTTTCTCAATTTCCGATGACACGAATATTCAGGCTCATCAAAGATCATTCTACATAATCACCATTGCCTTTCTGTTCCTTATGTTTTTTTCATTATTTTTTATATTTTATTTTTCTATTACAAATGGAAGAATTCAGAATATGGTTCAATTTGATCTTCTCACAAAGGCTTACACAAGAAGACTGATTTTCCAGAAACTGGATGATGAATTTCTCAGATATCAAAGATATATGAGTCCTTTCTCAATATGCATGATTGATATAGACCACTTCAAAAAGATAAATGATACTTTCGGGCATCAGGCAGGAGATTTGGTTCTTGCTGAACTGGCTGAACTTATAATGTCAAATATCCGTATGTCCGATTATTTCGGCAGATATGGAGGTGAGGAATTTTTACTTGTATTGCCTGAAACAGAGTTTGAAGCGGCTTCTCTTGCAATGGAAAACCTCAGAGAAATAATTGAGAAGCATCATTTTAAAAAGGTTAAAACAGTAGAAGTAAGCGCCGGTATTGCTGCTGTTGATGAAACAATCCATAAACCGGCCATCCTGATTGAAAATGCTGATATAAATCTATATAAGGCCAAGGAGAACGGCCGGAATCAGATATATCCGGCATATGAAAAAAGTAATGTTATAAAGGAGTAATCGCCGTAAGACAGATATTAAACATTGTCTTGATTATTACAATATCATTTATATCTTTATTTGATTCCATCCAGCTTTTTCTAACATAGATTTTCTGCAGCGTCGCCTGGATCATAGTCAGGATAGTCACAGAAAACTGTCTAGGAGTACTGCCGATATCTCTGATAGAGCCATCCTTCAATCCTTCTTCATAGATTGATTCCATTAAGACAAAAAGAGAATCCATGACCATCAGGCATTTCTTGGCTTCTTCTGAGGGATCTTCCATAAGATTCAATCTATGATCAAGCTGGAGAGTAAATGAGAAAAGTTCAAATTTTTCCCTGTAGAATTTTAAAAATGCATTCTGAACCGTTATCAGCTTGTCATAGCCTGTAGTCATTGATCCATCAATTGCATCATTAATAATATCTCTTAAGGACTCATATGCTTCCAGCATCAATGTATAAGAGATTTCTTCTTTACTGGTGAAATAATGATAGAGAGTTCTTCTGCTTAATTCCGATTTTTCCGCAATATCCAACATGGTAGTATTGCTATAACCCTTACTTGTAAATAATTTACGGGCCGCTTTAAGGATCTCTTTGATCCGGAGTGCTTTCTCTCTTTCTTTTCGTTCGCTAATACCCATCGAGTTACGTTAAGTCCACTTCAAGTCCTTGTCAAGAAACTTTTTATATTTGTCAGAGGCATATAAATATCCTGTTAAAAACCAGCCTGACCACCCTTGACATGCACCCATCGTACATCTTTTGCACACAGAGTGCAATAAAGTTTCTATTTTTTATTGACTCACTATTACACTGTGGGTATATTAAATGCACACAGAGTGCATTTTGTGCTCTGATTTACAGTTCAGTTGGAGATTATATGAAATCGATGTTGAAACATCCTAAAATAGTCATTGCCGTTGTCATGGTAATAACTCTGGTGGCAGGGATTCTCTCCGCCGGCATAATTCTTGATAATGATGTTAAGGTTTTCTTTCCTAAGGATGATCCATCCTATTTAAATGTAAAAGAGTTAGATAGGACCTATGGCAGTCAGCTTATGTTTGACCTTTGTATCACAACAGAAAAAGAGACCATCCTTACTTCCGATACAATCTTTTTACTTCAGAAGATGGTTGCAGAAATTGAAACATTTGACGGTGTTCAATCCGTCACAGCCATTACCAACTCAGATTACCCTAATGGAAGTGCTGATGGGATGAGTGTTTCAGCACTGGTACCCGATGAATTTACCGGTACAGACGCAGAGATGTCTGATTTAAGAGAACGTCTTCTGGACTGGCCCGAAATGTACAGCAGAACTCTCTATTCCGATGATTTCAAATCTACACAGATAATAGTCCGTATTGATGATGAACTCAGTGCCGAAGAACAGTCAGTTTTATATTACGAAGTGATGGAGATGATAGAACCTTATGATACCTATCCTCTCAATTTCCGTATTGCCGGAGACCCCGTTATAACACAGATGGGAAAGGAATTCATGGTTCGCGACCTGACCATGCTTATTCCTTTTATCTCTCTGGTTCTGTTTCTCTGTCTGCTGTTTGCCTTCAAACGCATCACTGCAACACTGCTGCCCCTTATTACTGTAATGGTAGCAACAGTCTGGACCGTCGCCACCATGGCTTACTTTGATGTAGACTTTACGATTGTATCATCCTGCCTTCCCGTATTGATTATCGCGGTTGGAAGTGCCTATGGTATTCATATCATCAATCATTACTTCCACTATAAGAGTACAAGTAAACTGCTGGGACCAGACGCTGCAATAGATAATATGAGAGGCTCCCTGAAAGAGGTAATCGCCCCTATTTTTCTTGCAGGATTTACAACCGTTGTAGGATTTATCTCCATAATATCAAGCCCCATTGTGCCCCTTAAAGCCTTTGGTGCCTTCGCAGCAATAGGAACCTTATACTCACTGATTCTTTCCCTGACATTAATCCCTGCGCTTCTTGTTCTCAGTGAAAAAAGAAGAGATAAGAAAAATAAGAGTAACGAAGAATTTAATGATGAATCTGAGGATAAAGGATTTATCCACTGGGTTATCAGCCTTACTCAGGAACATGGAAAAGCTACATTCGCTGTGGTGATTCTACTCTTTGGATTATCAACATGGGGACTATTCAGTATCAATGTTGAAAGCTCACTCATTAATTACTTCCCCTACAATTCTGACATTCGTAAGGATAGCCGGTATATAAGCGATAACTTTGCCGGAACCAATGTATTCAATATTGTGATCAATGCTCCTGAAGGCAAAAGCCTTGCTGATCCCGAAATACTGAAAGATATGGATGAATTAAAAATCCATCTACTGAATAAATATCCTGAGGATATCGGAAAAATTATTTCTTTCAGTGACTTCATCAAGAGAATGAACAGGATAATGAACTTCCCTCCCGAGGCAGCGTCAGAAGATGATATGTTTGGAACCGAAGATGACCTTGCCATGGATTCGGGTGATATGGGCAGCTTCTTTGATGATTCCGATGACGGAATGGGTAGTTTCTTCTCTGATGACGAGTCTACAGATGATGGAATGGACAGTTTCTTTGACTCAGAAGAAGAGACTGACAATTCATATGTAGAGAGCGAGTACGCATACACAGACCTGTCTACAAACCTGAATTATACAGAGTTTATCATGCTTCTTCAGTCCAGCATGGCTGAAGCCGGCAGCCTTAATGTATCAGTGGATACTCTTGTTGAAAAAATCATGGCTCAGACAAACTACCGTGGTGCTGCTTACAATGAGATTCCCTATGATGCCTCAAAATACCCTGTAGCCACGAAAGAAGAACTGGGCAACCTTATTTCTCAGTATCTCCTTCTCTATTCAGGATCTCTGGATGACTATGCAACATCTCCCATCGATGCTCCGAATGAAGCAAGGATGATGATACAGCTGAAATCTCACAGCACATCGAAGACCGGTGAAATAATTGCCGAAATCAATAATTACGCCAGCCACAACATCGATCCGGAATGGACCATAACAAATGCGGGTGTTGCCGAACTGGAACTGGCTCTGACAAATATGATTACAAAATCACAGATCACGAGCCTCCTGATTGCCATTATCGCCGTATTTCTAATCGTAGCAGTCAGCTACCGCTCCATCACGGCGGGTCTTATTGGCATCATCCCATTGGCCTTCTCAATCCTTGCAAACTTCGGACTGATGAGCCTTATGGACATCAACCTGGATATGGTTACGGCCCTGATTGCTTCAATCGCTATTGGAATTGGTGTTGACTACACAGTTCACTTCCTGTCCCGATACAAACTTGAAAGAGCTAAAAGTGATGATCTGAACCTGGTTACCAGAAACACAATTTTGTCCACCGGAAAAGGGATTATCATCAACGCCGCTTCCGTAGGTCTGGGATTCTCAGTTCTGATGTTCTCCAAGTTTATCGTACTCAGATACATAGGATTTCTGACAGCAGTAATCATGGTTACATCCAGTATGGCCGCCCTTACAATTCTTCCTCTGTTATTGAATGTAATCAAACCAAAGTTTGTTCTTTCAAAAGAATCTGATACCGCATTACAGCCTAAAAAAGCTGTTAACAAATGAAACTAGATTGATTCCCGGACTCATATCCGGGGTCAATCCTTAAATAAAAAAAGCTCTTAAGGAGAGTGTTATGAAAAAAATGAAAATGAAAGTAAGTCTTCTGACAGTATGCCTGCTGATCAGCTCAACCAGTCTTTTTGCTCTGACAGGAACAGAAATAGCTCAGAACGCACATGATGTAGAATCGGCTGATACTGTTCATTCCGTTGTTCAGATGGACCTCATCTCAAAAGACGGATCCGTAGACAGCCGCATCATAGAAGAATGGAGCATGGAAAAAGATGAATTAAAATCTATAGTCATGGCCTTCCATAAGCCTGCATCCGTAGCGAATACCCGTTTTCTACAGATCGAAAATGAGTCTCGAGCTGATGATAAATGGATCTACCTTCCTGCTCTGAAAAGAGTCCGCCGTATTGCTTCTTCCGATGGAGACAAGTCATTTATGGGAACAGACATGACCTATGATGATATGGATTCAAGAGAGGTTGAGCAGGACAGCCATGAAATGATGGGTGAAGAAAAAATAGGATCTTGGGATTGTTACAAAGTAAAAGGTTCTGCTGTTGATCCCGCAGACTCCCAGTACTCCTACCGGATTACATGGTTTGATAAAGACACTTTTGTACCTGTAAAAGTCGAAATGTATGACAAAAAAGAAGTTCTTCTGAAGGTTATGGAAGTCAAGGATCTGCAGAAAGTAGATAACTACTGGACTCCCATGGATGTAATGCTGAAGAACGTTCAGACAAACCATGCAACTCAGATAAAAATGCTGAAGATTGTACACGACCAGGCAATCAATCCCCGTCTTTTCACAACTAACTTCCTCGAAAAAGGAAAATGATCCTGATCCTTTCTGATAGTCATAAAGAATAGATGATTATCAGGAAGGCTTGTCCATTTATATTAAGAAAATTGAGGTTATACAAAATGAAATATTTTAATAAATTTCTAGTCAGTGCAGCCTGTATGCTGATGCTGACAAGCTTGAATGCTTTTGCTGAAGATTTCAGCTTTGATGATATTGCTGCAGATGATTCCGTAGACATGGGCATGATGGATATGGGCATCGGCGGAGGATCTGCTCTTGAATTAAGCGGAAATGTTGAACTTCCCATCCGTATGTATATACATAATATTGAAGAAGACTCCACATGGCTGGAAGAGTCTAAATTCAATCTTGGGCTGAATTATTCAACTGATAAAACCGACTTTGTTGCATCCCTGAATCTTGATTATTCTGTTTTAACAGAATATCCCGAAGATCTCTTTGATGAACTATACGTTACAATGTTCAGTGATTATGTTGATTTGTCACTGGGTTACCAGAAGGTTATCTGGGGTAAGGGAGATAAGCTTCATGTTGTGGATCTTGTAAACCCAAATGATTTAACAGACTTCTATAATAAAGATTACCTGGACTGGAAGATGTCTCAGTTTATGGCCAAACTGGATGTCAGTGTCGGTATGAGCAGTAATTTTGAATTCGTATTTGTTCCTACCTTCACTCCTTCAAGATTTGCGACTGAAGGTCCCTGGGCAACATCACAGATTAAGGCTGTCAGCGCATTGGCAGAAACAGCTGTAATAAATACATCTGTAGCTGCTTATAATAATACTTTGGCAGCTACCGGCAGTGCTGCGGCTGCAAGCCTGGCCATGGCTCAGGTTGTTCAAGACAACTCCAGCCTTGATGACTTCACCCCCAACACTAATAACCTGGAATACAGCCAGGCTGCCACCCGTTTTACAACCAGTGTCGCCGGACAGGATCTGGGATTCATTTATTACTACGGTTTTCTCAGACAACCCACTGTAGTCCTCACAGAAAATCCTGGAGCAACAACATTCACAGTTGATAACATCTCTGTTAACTATGACAGGGTTCAGGTTTTCGGTCTTGAGTATGGTTCAGTTCTTGGAGGTTTCAACCTCAGAGGGGAAGCAGCCTACTATATGACTGATGACTTTGACGGAACAGATGCAGCCATCGCGAATCCCAGTTTTCAGTACCTTGCCGGTTTTGACCGCAACATCCCCATTCACAACCTGAACTTAAATATCCAGGCTCTGGGAAAACTGACTGTTATGACTGACGATCTTAGTCCTACAGATGTTGATTACAATGCAGATGATACATATCATAGCAACTATATCCTTGCAAAACTCGGTGACAGTTTTAATCATGAAAAAGTGAAGCCTGAAGTTGTGGCATTCTTCAACATTGAAGATCAGGATGGATTTGTTCGTCCCAAAGTAGAGTGGGAGATCAATGGAAATTACTCAATGTCCTTCTCGGGAACCGCTTACTTTGGTGATGAAGAAGGAGATTTCGGTCAGTACAGTGACAATGATTTCCTGGAAATAAAGGCCATTTACCGTTTCTAACGGTTCGGAATAAGTTTATACAATTACTTGTTTTTTTGGGGCTATCCTTAACGGGGGCAGCCCCTTCATTTTTTATAAGGAGCTCAGTAAAACTGTACTCTGTCAGGAAGGTACTCTAATTATCCTCAAACAGAATATGTTCAATCATTGTATCATCCAGAACCTTTATCAGATTCCCATCCCTTGAAATAACATGGTCATGCTCCAGTTCACTCAGTGCTCGGGACAGGGCCTCCCGGGAACAACCCAATCTGGTGGCCAGACTTGAAACATTCTCACAGACGGGCCCGGTTGAAATTGAAATCAGATAATAGCTTATCTTCTGTTTTACCGTCTTTTGAGAGAGGATTTCGATAGTGTTGGTCAGGCTTATAACTTTGTGAGAAATGCTGGAGAAGAATGAACTCAGGGTATCACTGTCCTGTAGAAGCTGGAGCAGACGAGGCAGATCCAGTTCCATCACAATGCTGTCTTCCAGAGCCGTTATCCAGCCTGGATATGTCTCTCCCGAGAAAACCATCAGTTCAGCATATAGATCCCCGGGACAGAAATCATTGATAAGGATTTCCTTACCCGAGGAAAGTACCCTGCTGAGTCCCAGGCGCCCCATTTTGACAAAGCCCAGGGATTTACACTGTTCCATGGGGTTATGCAGCTTTTCTCCCTTCCGCAGGTCGAAAGTTTTTGCATTCTGAAAGAGAGACTCAAGCTTGTTGGATGGTTCCATTAACAAACATTGTATCACGGGTGGGGGAGTTTTACGACCATGACCCGCATGATGTCATTTTCATAGGGCTGCTTCTTATTTCTTTGATATACCACAAACATTAACAGGACAGATATCAATGCATTGTCTGCACATAAGGCATTCATTATTCTTATTTTTCCTTTTTTTATTCTCAATAGTAAGAATAGAGGCAGAGGGGCATACTTTCTGACATTTACCACAGGCAATACATTCATTTTCTTCAATATGCATCCCGTATCGGGCCTTTCTGGATGTGAAGCTGAGAATTGTACCAAAGGGGCATAGATAACGGTGCCAGAATTCCTCATTTACAAACATAGTAAGAGCTACAGAAAAAAGAATGATGTACAGAAGCATATTCAGATGAAGTCCCTTCATTTTTACAACGACCATGGAGAGGATAAAAAGGGCAAGAAAGATATATCGAACAATATTATTTTTCAGAAATTCAGGAGCATTGAATCTTTTTATTTTAAGTTTCTTATAGATAAAATCAATTCCTCTGAAGATTGTATTCATAGGGCAGATCCAAGCGCAAAAAAGCCTTCCTCCAAAGAGAGAGACCATAACACCCCCCGCAAAAATTATTAACCACATCTGGAGCTTATGATTCCCCACCAGAATGATGACCAGCAGCAGTGCTGTGATCTCCATTGCTCCTCTGAATATATTTAATCCTGTAATTTTCTTAGACATAGCTGCTCCGTTGATTGTTATTGAAAATAATCATACATGAGGAAACGGAGGATAGAGTGTGATAACTATCACACTCCTCTAGTTATTATCAGCATCCAATTGCAAAAAAAGGAGCCCCTGTCGGAGCTCCCCATTTTCAATAATTATGAATCAGCCGAGGCCGTAATCCTTTCCATAGTTTTCAACAACAAAGTCGATGTCTTTATCACCGCGTCCGCTGAGGTTTACAAGGATTGACTGTCTTGGTTTCTCCTGAGCCAGTTTACAGGCAAAGGCTGTGGCATGAGCAGATTCCAGAGCGGGGATAATACCCTCCAGACGGCTCAGTTCAAAGAATGAATCCAGAGTTTCCTTGTCATCGGCTGTTACATATTTAACTCTCCCCAGATCCTTCAGCATGGAGTGCTCAGGTCCGACA
The sequence above is drawn from the Oceanispirochaeta sp. M1 genome and encodes:
- a CDS encoding diguanylate cyclase, producing MRFEKIQYKEKLVSLLLLLLSLIFIITYTFLLSYFKETEENINTAYIEKLSNDFDITIDGYTGMADLVLQNSIITKRVLNIVNNAVSAKDEEEKDQYRKELYKELTPIYSNLTRYNFRQLHFQEADNRSLLRFHKPDKYGDDLTGIRYSVEYVNANIKNISGFEEGRIFNGYRFVYPLIYLGKHIGSVELSISMSAVISQLESSFNQESQFILLKSVVDKKVFESEQSNYRPWHVNSNFVLDSDFTDKCILADFLNNSDKELLNTALAASRLNNEPFTIKVNHNEGNDILTFLPISNFENETVAYIFSISDDTNIQAHQRSFYIITIAFLFLMFFSLFFIFYFSITNGRIQNMVQFDLLTKAYTRRLIFQKLDDEFLRYQRYMSPFSICMIDIDHFKKINDTFGHQAGDLVLAELAELIMSNIRMSDYFGRYGGEEFLLVLPETEFEAASLAMENLREIIEKHHFKKVKTVEVSAGIAAVDETIHKPAILIENADINLYKAKENGRNQIYPAYEKSNVIKE
- a CDS encoding TetR/AcrR family transcriptional regulator; the protein is MGISERKEREKALRIKEILKAARKLFTSKGYSNTTMLDIAEKSELSRRTLYHYFTSKEEISYTLMLEAYESLRDIINDAIDGSMTTGYDKLITVQNAFLKFYREKFELFSFTLQLDHRLNLMEDPSEEAKKCLMVMDSLFVLMESIYEEGLKDGSIRDIGSTPRQFSVTILTMIQATLQKIYVRKSWMESNKDINDIVIIKTMFNICLTAITPL
- a CDS encoding RND family transporter, which gives rise to MKSMLKHPKIVIAVVMVITLVAGILSAGIILDNDVKVFFPKDDPSYLNVKELDRTYGSQLMFDLCITTEKETILTSDTIFLLQKMVAEIETFDGVQSVTAITNSDYPNGSADGMSVSALVPDEFTGTDAEMSDLRERLLDWPEMYSRTLYSDDFKSTQIIVRIDDELSAEEQSVLYYEVMEMIEPYDTYPLNFRIAGDPVITQMGKEFMVRDLTMLIPFISLVLFLCLLFAFKRITATLLPLITVMVATVWTVATMAYFDVDFTIVSSCLPVLIIAVGSAYGIHIINHYFHYKSTSKLLGPDAAIDNMRGSLKEVIAPIFLAGFTTVVGFISIISSPIVPLKAFGAFAAIGTLYSLILSLTLIPALLVLSEKRRDKKNKSNEEFNDESEDKGFIHWVISLTQEHGKATFAVVILLFGLSTWGLFSINVESSLINYFPYNSDIRKDSRYISDNFAGTNVFNIVINAPEGKSLADPEILKDMDELKIHLLNKYPEDIGKIISFSDFIKRMNRIMNFPPEAASEDDMFGTEDDLAMDSGDMGSFFDDSDDGMGSFFSDDESTDDGMDSFFDSEEETDNSYVESEYAYTDLSTNLNYTEFIMLLQSSMAEAGSLNVSVDTLVEKIMAQTNYRGAAYNEIPYDASKYPVATKEELGNLISQYLLLYSGSLDDYATSPIDAPNEARMMIQLKSHSTSKTGEIIAEINNYASHNIDPEWTITNAGVAELELALTNMITKSQITSLLIAIIAVFLIVAVSYRSITAGLIGIIPLAFSILANFGLMSLMDINLDMVTALIASIAIGIGVDYTVHFLSRYKLERAKSDDLNLVTRNTILSTGKGIIINAASVGLGFSVLMFSKFIVLRYIGFLTAVIMVTSSMAALTILPLLLNVIKPKFVLSKESDTALQPKKAVNK
- a CDS encoding outer membrane lipoprotein-sorting protein is translated as MKKMKMKVSLLTVCLLISSTSLFALTGTEIAQNAHDVESADTVHSVVQMDLISKDGSVDSRIIEEWSMEKDELKSIVMAFHKPASVANTRFLQIENESRADDKWIYLPALKRVRRIASSDGDKSFMGTDMTYDDMDSREVEQDSHEMMGEEKIGSWDCYKVKGSAVDPADSQYSYRITWFDKDTFVPVKVEMYDKKEVLLKVMEVKDLQKVDNYWTPMDVMLKNVQTNHATQIKMLKIVHDQAINPRLFTTNFLEKGK
- a CDS encoding Crp/Fnr family transcriptional regulator, yielding MEPSNKLESLFQNAKTFDLRKGEKLHNPMEQCKSLGFVKMGRLGLSRVLSSGKEILINDFCPGDLYAELMVFSGETYPGWITALEDSIVMELDLPRLLQLLQDSDTLSSFFSSISHKVISLTNTIEILSQKTVKQKISYYLISISTGPVCENVSSLATRLGCSREALSRALSELEHDHVISRDGNLIKVLDDTMIEHILFEDN
- a CDS encoding 4Fe-4S binding protein, with protein sequence MSKKITGLNIFRGAMEITALLLVIILVGNHKLQMWLIIFAGGVMVSLFGGRLFCAWICPMNTIFRGIDFIYKKLKIKRFNAPEFLKNNIVRYIFLALFILSMVVVKMKGLHLNMLLYIILFSVALTMFVNEEFWHRYLCPFGTILSFTSRKARYGMHIEENECIACGKCQKVCPSASILTIENKKRKNKNNECLMCRQCIDICPVNVCGISKK